TTCTGCCTTTTGCCGCCCACCTTCAACAACATCAATGCTTAATGGAAAACAACCTGTGTCTGGTTTCTCATCATTATTAAAGGAACAGGGCACTACTAGTATCTTCCTCCCACATTGCAGAGTGCAGACTTTGGTATAAAGAAAATGGTTGGGGCAAGAACTTTCATGCGAAAATTCACAAAACATACATTCCATGAATATGTGCTAtgctatctatctatctatttcATTACCTAGAAAATATTGATCAGCACCAACCCACTTTGAGTTTGAGCATGTGAATCTATCTGGatatttgaagaaaattaCAGAGCCGTACGCCACTTTGAGTTTGCTCTCATGTCATGCAAATACGCACACATGCCTAATAAGCAAAGCACTTGAAAATCTCAAGCTTCATGAGGCAGGGCCAACTGGCCAAGAGGTGATATGATATCGAACTTCCAATTAGGCCCTAACTTATGTCATTTATAACTAACGTACACACTTAAATTAATTGTCATCAAATGCCAAATCCACATGGCTGATAAAAACCATTCTATATTATTCGGCTTCTCCGAGGATCATCTGGCAAGCTTCTCCATGGGAGAGGAGAGGTGACATTATCTTATGTAGTAGGTCCCAACAACATCAATTGATTCTTCGGAATGAAAAGATTCTAAAGGTATCAATCATTCACACAAAATAGATTCTAAAGGTTGCTACTTAAAATATTCCACCATACACCATCATTAGTGCTCACATAGTGCCCTTGTAACCTAACAACTCAtaatttatctgaaatattATAATCGTTACCATTTGAATTTCTAGCACAGAGATAACATAAACATAAAGCTGTTCTTACTTgctgtatatataaaataaaaataagctTCGCTTGTTGGATAGTTTTATACAAAATGAATTTTGCTACTTGCTTGATCGTCATCACAACAGAGTATGTGCAATACACGTACTTGTCCCCTCCACTAGTAAATAACACAAACCCGACAGCACAAGCACATATTCCCCAAGAAACTAGATAGATATATAGGCAAATCAAATACTTCCTCTGCCTAATCCACTACTTGATTTTACAACCACATAACCTTTCACACCTATTTAGAAGCAAATTTGATGTTCCTGCAAGCTTCCTCTCCTTTCAGCTTTCCTAACTTTTCAGGATTCCATACGAGCCACAGATTTGGCTGGATAATAGACGCCAAACACCAATGGAGCCAGGGCGTGGAGACGGGGAAGGAAGGCTCACCAAATTCCTGCAACATGTTCAACAAGAATGAGTTCGGGTTTTagataaaaaagaagacataAACATCTACTTTATGTCTGCTACAGATCAACTCCTTCATTTTAAAGAGTTCCACCCCTTTCCAGATTCACAGTAAGAACCCCCTCTATGAAATATGAATAAGCAGATATTTTTATAAACTCAAAATCCCAACAGCCATTACTGACTGCTGATTGTGATCTATAACACCAGAAGCTCGTTATTACCGAGCAATAACAAGGCTCCATTTAACAACCAATATATACTTTTTCCATGATAGCccatatattaaaattaataataataataagatataGGAACAGGACTTGCCATCTGAATAAGTATGTCACACCAAATGCAGTTGAACTTTAGTGCTCCAGGCCTTTGATCTTGTCAAGATAGTTCTGCATTTTTTGAGTATCTTGAGCTGAAAGATTAGATCCAACCGCAATCTTGTGCTGCTCAAATTTTAGTTCATCACACTTCAAGGCAGCTTTTTTACAAGCTTTGATGCTTCCTGAtacaaagtaaaagaaaagggaaatgaAATGACTTTTCTTTGACAGATGAAAAACTCGGAAGAAAATAACGATGTGTCTTTGTTTTGACAGTAACATTAGAGTAGCTTGAGTATTTTGCAATGATAATGATGATATTCTATAAAGAAATGCACATTATCATGTAACACATATGTAACCTCTTAAGATGTCTCAAACAATGTTTGAAATAAGAATTGTGCTTTCTTCTACGGAAATAGTAATTCGCCAATCACCATAAAAGTTAAGCACAATATTTCTCCTTCGGCCAATAATCAAGCACAATGATTAAATAACGAAAACCCAAGAGTCAAAAACTTCCACATTTAAAGATGACACCTTGTTACATCTAAAtcgcccaaaaaaaaaaaaagaataaccTCTGCTTTAATATACTTGTTCTGAAAACTATGTAAGCCAAAGCTATgttggaggaaaataaaagGCATCATCAGCATACAAGTTACTCTGTTGCAATTCTTTAACTCACCACTTAGGTCCAACAAATTAAATAGCACCGGGCACCCTGCAATACTCCTGACCATAGTAACTGCAGACCATACTTTTTGATATTCCTCCCTTGAAGCTCTAATGATACACAGCCTTGTAATGTCATTTACATACTTCACTGCACAAAAATTGGCTCAACAAAATTTACACTAGCCATTCTACTGAAAATTAGTTGCAAACGTCCATATAAACAATGAAGGAAACAATAATTACTTGGAACCATGACTTACCTAGGAATGATCCAAACAATGAAGCCAGACCACacttcccaaaattttcaagaatGCTGTCTTTGATAGCGTTTGTAACATTATATGAGGTAATTATAACAGGATCTTTTCTCACCAGCTCTCTATTAGGATCCAAGATAACCTCCAATACCATATACCTATTCTTAAATCCCACCATGATCCTTTACCTGTTTACAGCACAACATTGGATCTATCAAATATTATGAATTTAAGATGAAAATATTGTATGAAAAGCAACCTAAACTGTGTTTTGAAACTCAAATTCAGCAAACAAGGAAATTTAAGGCGAAAAGAGGCACTAGAACCCAATAAGGAATAAGGATTGACAGAgcaacaaaatccaaaaattacTAGGAAGTACTGATTTCGTTAAGAATCCTGAAAACACACAGTTACTAGAAAACCTAATACGGAATGATAAGTCAACAAAGCCCAAAACTTAcaggaaaaataaagttcagATTTTGTCAAAAATCCTGGAAAAACACTGGGCTGGGCAGACttttaaaagaacaaatccaaatttctgataaaaaattatgaaaatccTAATAATACATATAGAGCATATAGGCAGGCTATagctaaacaaaattacacacTACACATCATATAGCATCAATCAGATTATTACACAGTGACACATATGAAGCATCTACAATAACAATTAGAGTAAAATATGTTTCTCAATTCGAGCAAACCTAAAAAAGTTGACAAGAATTGGATCGATCCATTACAAAGACTTAAATAAAACACAATCATTGACAAAGCAGATGTTTTTCCGATTCAGATTTTTACAAAGTTCACGACTTGcaacaaaaagtaaataatttGAAGCAGAAAAAGAGATGAGCAGACCTAATAGTTGAGTCTGATACTGAGAGTTGAGAGCATAGATGAGTTACGCGCGTGGATttgaaaaccctaaccctagcaAACAGGGAGGACTGAAGAGCGAAGAGCGAAGAGCGAAGAGCAATGGAAGCAAGTCGGGTGGAGAAAGTGGTTCCGGGTCAAAAGCTCACAGCCCAAGAATAACTGGGCCGAGACTCGAAATGCCAATTTGGGCCTGGGAAGTCATACGCTCAGCGAAAATGACGGCAACGTGCCACATGGTGGTACGTTTAAAAAgtcatagagagagagagggagagcgTTTGAATcgttaagagagagagaccgtTGGGGGTGGGGACCGGGGCACATGACAGTCCGAGTCACACTCTCTCCGACCTCGGGGttcacatttttattttttttaatttttaattatgaaagaaaaaatagaaaaatagaaaaattacTTGGATTATCCACATTTGTAGGTAAACCCTTCAAAAAGTCAAGTCCACTCGGGAATCgggtcttttttttaatagggaAAAAATGTGGGGGGACGAATTTCACCCGCAATTGACCCGAAATTTCACTCGCATTTCATTTGGCATTTTGGCGCTTTGTGAGTTTGGGTCTGGGCTGGGTTGGGCTTTTGGATTTTTGTATCCAAACACTGTAACTACAATATCCTCTCTCCCAGTTCAACGTCAACTACCCCCCTTACCCCGTACcccactttctctctctttctctctctcact
Above is a window of Prunus persica cultivar Lovell chromosome G2, Prunus_persica_NCBIv2, whole genome shotgun sequence DNA encoding:
- the LOC18786563 gene encoding probable ribonuclease P/MRP protein subunit POP5, whose protein sequence is MVGFKNRYMVLEVILDPNRELVRKDPVIITSYNVTNAIKDSILENFGKCGLASLFGSFLVKYVNDITRLCIIRASREEYQKVWSAVTMVRSIAGCPVLFNLLDLSGSIKACKKAALKCDELKFEQHKIAVGSNLSAQDTQKMQNYLDKIKGLEH